A genomic segment from Microbacterium sp. SORGH_AS_0428 encodes:
- a CDS encoding YaeQ family protein produces MAAGATMYTFDVTLSDVDRGVYEQFTLRAARHPSETDAFMLTRVLAFCLEYEEGIAFSEGISQAEEPAVLVRDATGAITAWIEVGAPDAARLHFGSKLADRVVVYTHRDPAKVAASWDGKKIHRGDAIRLVSFTPGFIDQARPSLERRNTVTVSVVESRLYLELNGTSVDAELLVQPAQ; encoded by the coding sequence ATGGCTGCCGGCGCGACGATGTACACGTTCGATGTGACGCTGTCGGATGTGGACCGCGGGGTGTACGAGCAGTTCACGCTCCGGGCGGCGCGCCATCCCTCCGAGACGGATGCGTTCATGCTCACCCGGGTGCTCGCATTCTGTCTGGAGTACGAAGAAGGGATCGCCTTCAGCGAGGGGATCTCGCAGGCGGAGGAGCCCGCGGTGCTCGTGCGGGATGCGACGGGTGCGATCACCGCGTGGATCGAGGTCGGGGCGCCGGATGCGGCGCGTCTGCACTTCGGCAGCAAGCTCGCCGACCGTGTGGTCGTCTACACCCATCGCGACCCGGCGAAGGTCGCCGCCTCGTGGGACGGCAAGAAGATCCACCGGGGCGATGCGATCCGCCTCGTCAGCTTCACGCCCGGGTTCATCGACCAGGCGCGTCCCTCCCTCGAGCGGCGCAACACCGTGACGGTCTCCGTCGTGGAGTCCCGGCTCTACCTCGAGCTGAACGGCACGTCTGTCGACGCCGAGCTGCTCGTGCAGCCCGCGCAGTAG
- a CDS encoding ABC transporter ATP-binding protein, producing MIEVDAVRVVSGDVTLLDTITRRVDAGTALAVRGGNGSGKTTLLRVLAGMQAPSAGSARIAGAAISQRDRRYRRRVAAMIGLPPFAPDLTVLEHVRLVAVTWFAPAEAETRARAVLSELGLQTLHERFPHELSSGQTQLFGLALVLVRPCDVLLLDEPEQRLDPEHVDAVIAALRARRDAGVTLVVATHHPRLAQIVADETVYLERVA from the coding sequence ATGATCGAGGTCGATGCCGTGCGCGTCGTCTCCGGTGATGTCACGCTGCTCGACACGATCACCCGGCGTGTGGATGCGGGCACGGCGCTGGCCGTGCGGGGAGGGAACGGTTCGGGGAAGACGACCCTCCTGCGCGTGCTCGCCGGTATGCAAGCGCCGTCCGCCGGATCGGCGCGCATCGCCGGGGCCGCGATCTCGCAGCGTGATCGCCGCTATCGGCGACGGGTCGCCGCGATGATCGGGCTGCCGCCGTTCGCGCCCGATCTCACCGTGCTCGAGCATGTCCGCCTCGTCGCGGTGACGTGGTTCGCGCCGGCTGAGGCCGAGACCCGTGCGCGCGCCGTGCTGAGCGAGCTCGGTCTGCAGACGCTGCACGAGCGGTTCCCCCATGAGCTGTCGTCGGGGCAGACGCAGCTCTTCGGCCTCGCGCTCGTGCTCGTGCGTCCGTGCGATGTGCTTCTGCTCGACGAACCCGAGCAGCGTCTCGACCCCGAGCACGTTGATGCGGTCATCGCGGCGCTGCGGGCGCGACGCGACGCGGGCGTCACCCTCGTCGTCGCGACGCACCATCCGCGGCTTGCGCAGATCGTCGCCGACGAGACGGTGTACCTGGAGCGTGTCGCGTGA
- a CDS encoding MarR family transcriptional regulator, which translates to MGSSQPGPSAVQLAAYFGLIEVSSLLRHAVEQQLKEAGDLSYVQFQLLATLGDAPEGSLRMTDLADGVVYSRSGLTYQAQVLEKRGLLARSTAPDDERSVAVTLTAQGSEVLGRVFPGHIAILEDLLFARLSAGDVDALADILGRVRDHMRHTSPRSAAARRRRAVSEGDVA; encoded by the coding sequence ATGGGTTCTTCTCAGCCGGGTCCGAGCGCCGTCCAGCTCGCCGCATACTTCGGCCTGATCGAGGTCAGCAGTCTTCTGCGCCATGCCGTCGAGCAGCAGCTCAAAGAGGCCGGCGATCTGAGCTATGTCCAGTTCCAGCTGCTCGCGACGCTCGGTGATGCCCCGGAAGGTTCCCTGCGGATGACGGATCTCGCCGACGGAGTCGTCTACAGCCGCAGCGGCCTGACCTACCAGGCTCAGGTTCTCGAGAAACGAGGGCTTCTCGCCCGATCGACCGCGCCAGACGATGAGCGCAGCGTTGCGGTGACCCTGACCGCGCAGGGCAGCGAGGTGCTCGGACGGGTCTTCCCCGGGCACATCGCGATCCTGGAAGATCTCCTCTTCGCGCGGCTCTCGGCCGGCGACGTCGATGCCCTCGCTGACATCCTCGGCCGGGTGCGTGACCATATGAGGCACACGTCGCCGCGCTCTGCAGCCGCCCGGCGTCGGCGCGCCGTGTCCGAGGGGGATGTCGCATGA
- a CDS encoding NADP-dependent oxidoreductase yields MKAVRFHETGGPEVLRYEDVPAPAPGNGQVRIRVAGVAYNPADGGMRGGFLPIPITLPHTPGYDVAGTVDALGEGVDDLEIGDSVIGLIPMEADGAAAEYVVAPAAVLVKAPLAIPLADAAGLPSVGLTASQALFEAAGLGAGQRVLINGAGGPVGGYAVQLARRSGAHVIATASGRSRERVEAAGAHEIVDHTVTTLRNAVTEPVDVLLNLAPVTAEGFASLVPLVRDGGVVVSTTPTVPTPGDEARGVRAVTIFVRSDADELAGLVSLVDRGELRVDIAERLPLEDLPRVHERAEVGDVHGKIVFLPSAGD; encoded by the coding sequence ATGAAGGCAGTACGGTTCCACGAGACGGGCGGCCCCGAGGTGCTGCGCTACGAGGATGTGCCGGCGCCCGCGCCCGGCAACGGCCAGGTACGCATCCGCGTCGCCGGCGTCGCCTACAACCCGGCCGACGGCGGGATGCGCGGAGGCTTCCTCCCCATCCCGATCACGCTTCCGCACACCCCGGGCTACGACGTCGCGGGCACCGTCGATGCGCTGGGCGAGGGCGTCGACGATCTGGAGATCGGCGACAGCGTCATCGGGCTGATCCCCATGGAAGCGGACGGCGCGGCCGCCGAATACGTGGTGGCACCGGCAGCCGTCCTCGTGAAGGCCCCGCTCGCCATTCCGCTGGCGGATGCGGCGGGCCTGCCCTCCGTGGGACTCACCGCGTCCCAGGCCCTGTTCGAGGCGGCAGGTCTCGGCGCCGGGCAGCGCGTGCTGATCAACGGGGCCGGTGGGCCGGTCGGCGGCTATGCCGTTCAGCTCGCCCGACGCTCCGGAGCGCACGTGATCGCCACCGCGAGCGGACGCAGCCGCGAGCGGGTCGAGGCTGCCGGCGCCCACGAGATCGTGGATCACACCGTCACGACACTGCGGAACGCCGTGACCGAGCCGGTCGACGTGCTGCTGAACCTCGCGCCCGTGACGGCGGAGGGCTTCGCGTCGCTCGTCCCGCTGGTGCGCGACGGCGGCGTCGTGGTCTCGACCACGCCGACGGTGCCGACCCCCGGTGACGAGGCGCGCGGCGTCCGGGCCGTGACGATCTTCGTCCGCTCCGATGCCGACGAGCTCGCGGGCCTGGTGTCGCTCGTCGATCGCGGCGAGCTCCGCGTGGACATCGCCGAGCGTCTCCCGCTCGAGGATCTGCCGCGGGTGCACGAACGCGCCGAGGTCGGTGACGTGCACGGGAAGATCGTGTTCCTCCCGTCGGCGGGCGACTGA
- a CDS encoding GNAT family N-acetyltransferase — protein sequence MSAILDDLVFRPARVEDAARILAFWAEAAENEARPADDAATVETLVLRDATALDIAVQQDRVVGTLISGWDGWRAHLYRLAVHPELRGRGVAGELLRRAEDRLVRLGARRLDAMVLEQNGLGQSFWATAGFSPQHEWRRWVRSAE from the coding sequence GTGAGCGCGATCCTCGACGACCTCGTCTTCCGTCCGGCCCGTGTCGAGGACGCTGCCCGCATCCTCGCGTTCTGGGCGGAGGCCGCCGAGAACGAGGCCCGTCCGGCCGACGACGCCGCGACGGTGGAGACGCTGGTCCTCCGGGACGCGACAGCTCTCGACATCGCCGTGCAGCAGGACCGCGTGGTGGGCACGCTGATCTCCGGCTGGGACGGATGGCGGGCGCACCTCTACCGCCTCGCCGTCCACCCCGAGCTGCGAGGTCGCGGGGTCGCGGGTGAGCTGCTTCGTCGCGCGGAGGACCGGCTGGTGCGTCTGGGGGCGCGGCGGCTCGATGCCATGGTGCTGGAGCAGAACGGGCTGGGGCAGTCGTTCTGGGCCACTGCGGGATTCAGCCCTCAGCACGAGTGGCGGCGGTGGGTGCGCTCCGCCGAGTGA
- a CDS encoding glutamate decarboxylase, with protein MNARRGPHRPSAGSEDRLSINPVFVRPGEATEFDRYRLPSGPSLPETAYQIVHDEAILDGNSRLNLATFVTTWMDDHGQRLYREAFDKNMIDKDEYPATAEIEERCWRMLADLWHAPEDAEAIGTSTIGSSEACMLGGLALKRLWQERRRAQGQPTDRPNLVMSAAVQVVWEKFCNYWEIEPRYVPVSPEHLVLDGEGLEQYVDENTIGLVAVLGQTFTGLYDPVAAIAAKLDEIEAATGFDVRIHVDGASGAMIAPFCQPELNWDFRIPRVNSISTSGHKYGLVYPGVGWVVWRDPSVLPESLVFHVSYLGGDMPTLALNFSRPGAQVLLQYYQFLRLGREGYRAVQQNSLDVAQFLSGEIGRMGPFDLVSRGDTIPVFAWTLKPGHTDVWNLYDLADRLRMKGWLVPAYPMADDMSDTVLQRIVVKVGLSRDLAASLIADIRAEVDFLDRLDAPLPRERTTGSGFHH; from the coding sequence ATGAACGCTCGTCGAGGTCCCCACCGTCCGTCCGCCGGAAGTGAGGACCGGCTGAGCATCAATCCGGTCTTCGTGCGGCCGGGGGAGGCCACCGAGTTCGACCGCTATCGGCTCCCGTCAGGACCGAGCCTGCCCGAGACCGCGTACCAGATCGTGCACGACGAGGCGATCCTCGACGGCAACTCGCGTCTGAACCTCGCCACCTTCGTCACGACGTGGATGGACGATCACGGGCAGCGGCTGTATCGCGAGGCCTTCGACAAGAACATGATCGACAAGGATGAGTACCCGGCGACCGCCGAGATCGAGGAGCGCTGCTGGAGGATGCTGGCAGACCTCTGGCATGCACCGGAAGACGCCGAGGCGATCGGTACCTCCACGATCGGCTCGTCGGAGGCCTGCATGCTGGGCGGGCTCGCGCTCAAGCGGCTGTGGCAGGAGCGTCGGCGGGCTCAGGGGCAGCCGACCGATCGGCCCAACCTGGTCATGTCGGCCGCGGTCCAGGTGGTGTGGGAGAAGTTCTGCAACTACTGGGAGATCGAACCGCGGTACGTGCCGGTCTCCCCGGAACACCTGGTGCTGGACGGCGAAGGTCTGGAGCAGTACGTCGACGAGAACACGATCGGCCTCGTCGCGGTGCTGGGGCAGACCTTCACCGGGCTGTACGACCCGGTCGCGGCCATTGCGGCGAAGCTCGACGAGATCGAGGCCGCGACCGGCTTCGACGTCCGCATCCATGTCGACGGCGCCTCCGGCGCCATGATCGCCCCCTTCTGCCAGCCCGAGCTGAACTGGGACTTCCGCATCCCGCGCGTCAACTCGATCAGCACCTCGGGGCACAAGTACGGACTCGTCTATCCCGGAGTCGGCTGGGTCGTCTGGCGGGATCCGTCGGTGCTTCCGGAGAGCCTCGTGTTCCACGTCAGCTACCTCGGCGGGGACATGCCCACCCTCGCCCTCAACTTCTCCCGACCGGGCGCGCAGGTGCTGCTGCAGTACTACCAGTTCCTCCGGCTCGGGCGTGAGGGCTATCGGGCCGTGCAGCAGAACTCGCTCGATGTGGCGCAGTTCCTCTCGGGTGAGATCGGACGGATGGGACCGTTCGATCTGGTGAGCCGAGGAGACACCATCCCGGTCTTCGCTTGGACCCTGAAGCCCGGCCACACGGACGTCTGGAATCTCTACGACCTGGCGGACCGTCTGCGGATGAAGGGGTGGCTCGTTCCGGCGTATCCGATGGCCGACGACATGAGCGATACGGTGCTGCAGCGGATCGTGGTGAAGGTCGGTCTCAGCAGAGATCTCGCGGCGTCGCTCATCGCGGACATCCGCGCCGAGGTGGACTTCCTCGACCGCCTCGATGCGCCGTTGCCCCGCGAGCGCACCACGGGTTCCGGTTTCCATCACTGA
- a CDS encoding response regulator, with product MNGNIRVLVVDDDRGARALHSGFVAATSGFTVVGTAASGREALGFEVGAVDLILLDMRLPDISGIEVLHRLRTIGGSEVDVLVISSSQDQTTVRQALAAHVVGYLIKPFTESALRAQLEQYRTRRQQAQQDARERPLSQGEIDRLLATGGIRTGVHAAVAPATAPALPKGLAQPTLDRVAAALDPVIARSGADVAATCDLSRATAHRYLTHLVDLGLVDRAHRYGRRGRPEVLYRLAPAHASDPTAR from the coding sequence GTGAACGGGAACATCCGCGTCCTCGTCGTCGACGACGACAGGGGAGCCCGCGCGCTGCACAGCGGCTTCGTCGCAGCGACGAGCGGCTTCACGGTCGTCGGCACGGCGGCGAGCGGGCGGGAGGCGCTGGGCTTCGAGGTCGGCGCGGTCGATCTCATCCTGCTCGACATGCGACTGCCCGACATCAGCGGCATCGAGGTGCTGCACCGCCTTCGTACGATCGGCGGGTCGGAGGTGGATGTGCTCGTCATCAGCTCCTCACAGGACCAGACGACCGTGCGTCAGGCCCTCGCCGCGCACGTGGTGGGGTATCTGATCAAGCCCTTCACCGAGTCTGCGCTGCGCGCCCAGCTCGAGCAGTACCGGACGCGACGTCAGCAGGCGCAGCAGGATGCGCGCGAGCGCCCGCTGAGTCAGGGTGAGATCGACCGGCTGCTGGCGACGGGAGGCATCCGTACCGGGGTGCACGCCGCCGTGGCGCCCGCTACCGCGCCCGCACTGCCGAAGGGTCTCGCGCAGCCCACGCTCGATCGGGTGGCGGCAGCCCTTGACCCCGTCATCGCGCGGTCGGGCGCCGACGTCGCTGCCACGTGCGATCTGTCGCGAGCGACGGCGCACCGCTATCTGACGCATCTCGTCGACCTGGGGCTCGTCGATCGCGCCCATCGCTACGGCAGGCGAGGCCGTCCCGAAGTCCTCTATCGGCTCGCGCCGGCGCACGCCTCGGATCCGACGGCGCGCTGA
- a CDS encoding ATP-binding protein, producing the protein MAFGHRQRAVRLAMLVLPSIVTLAALGVTTAVALALQESRIRDATAERVQEVATSLAALSEVRQTVAAVSDAGSPDDLADAADLAPATAALQPIAELVARAAGVYYVVVTDDEGVRITHPLASERGVQVSTTNASVLAGTPFLGTETGPSGPSLRAKVPVVDGDRVVGMVAVGVLESDIAAEREQALGALLPWAVGALIVATLASSALTAAVERRFRRLDELALEHAQMGRTTAALREQSHEFTTRLHVVHGLVSRGDADEALAYIEDLVPVSGARHDERDAGMPLRDAAVHAVRSDVLAHGAQVEFDIAVARDIDDEVVTVLTNLCRNAAEAGAGRIRCILRERGDLLVGAVEDDGPGVDPRQATRIFALGFSSKPDDSGGGRGIGLDLVRRLVTARGGTIEVGAAALGGARFSFEMARHP; encoded by the coding sequence ATGGCGTTCGGGCACCGGCAGCGCGCCGTCCGGCTCGCCATGCTCGTGCTGCCCTCGATCGTCACCCTCGCCGCTCTCGGGGTCACGACGGCAGTCGCCCTCGCGCTGCAGGAGAGCCGCATCCGTGACGCGACGGCGGAGCGCGTGCAGGAGGTGGCCACCAGTCTCGCCGCCCTGAGCGAGGTGCGGCAGACCGTCGCAGCCGTCTCCGACGCGGGATCACCGGATGACCTCGCCGATGCGGCGGATCTCGCTCCCGCGACGGCGGCGCTGCAGCCGATCGCGGAACTGGTCGCCCGCGCTGCGGGCGTGTACTACGTGGTCGTGACGGACGACGAGGGCGTGCGCATCACGCATCCGCTCGCGTCCGAGCGTGGCGTGCAGGTGTCGACCACGAACGCCTCGGTGCTCGCGGGCACCCCGTTCCTCGGTACCGAGACGGGCCCGTCGGGGCCGTCGTTGCGCGCGAAGGTGCCGGTCGTCGACGGAGACCGCGTGGTGGGCATGGTCGCGGTCGGGGTGCTCGAGTCCGACATCGCCGCCGAACGCGAGCAGGCCTTGGGTGCACTGCTGCCCTGGGCGGTGGGGGCGCTCATCGTCGCGACGCTCGCCAGCTCCGCGCTCACGGCGGCGGTCGAACGCCGCTTCCGCCGGCTCGACGAGCTGGCACTCGAGCATGCGCAGATGGGGCGCACGACGGCGGCGCTTCGCGAGCAGTCCCACGAGTTCACGACACGCCTGCACGTCGTGCACGGGCTCGTCTCCCGGGGCGATGCGGACGAGGCGCTCGCCTACATCGAGGATCTCGTGCCGGTCTCAGGCGCTCGGCACGACGAACGGGATGCGGGCATGCCGCTGCGCGATGCCGCCGTCCACGCGGTGCGCTCCGACGTCCTCGCGCACGGTGCGCAGGTCGAGTTCGACATCGCCGTCGCGCGCGACATCGATGACGAGGTCGTCACCGTCCTCACCAACCTGTGCCGCAACGCCGCGGAGGCGGGGGCCGGCCGCATCCGCTGCATCCTCCGCGAGCGCGGCGACCTGCTCGTCGGGGCGGTCGAGGACGACGGGCCGGGCGTCGATCCGCGCCAGGCGACGCGCATCTTCGCCCTCGGGTTCTCCTCGAAACCGGATGACTCGGGCGGCGGACGGGGCATCGGTCTCGACCTGGTGCGCCGCCTGGTCACCGCCCGCGGGGGAACGATCGAAGTGGGCGCCGCGGCGCTCGGCGGCGCCCGGTTCTCCTTCGAGATGGCGAGGCATCCGTGA
- a CDS encoding tripartite tricarboxylate transporter substrate-binding protein, with protein MTTPSDESAPRTKTTTRTVIGRVIGGVVTAAAVGIAAFGSISSAAAGQEISASMTIVAPAAAGGGWDGVARELQQAQKANGLVNNVQVVNMPGAGGTIALGNVSVLNGQANNLLVGGTGLLAATIQFNSAATLADVTPLAVVVEEYDVIVVPADSPYESLDDLVEAWQENPKALPWTGGGSFDQLVVTDLALAAGIDPVETTYISSDGGGEAIQALLNGTAKAAAGGYPDNIDQIEAGRLRALALVAKEPVEGIDIPTASEQGYDISLTNWRMLAAPAGLTDDEVDQLTELILDSVETPQWQDAVDRYRWTERVITGDELTGFLDDEESRIRTLYEEMGL; from the coding sequence ATGACCACCCCCTCGGACGAGTCCGCCCCCCGGACGAAGACCACCACCAGGACTGTGATCGGCCGCGTGATCGGCGGCGTCGTGACCGCCGCCGCGGTCGGCATCGCCGCGTTCGGCTCGATCAGCTCGGCCGCCGCCGGACAGGAGATCAGCGCCTCGATGACCATCGTCGCCCCCGCCGCCGCCGGCGGCGGATGGGACGGGGTCGCGCGCGAGCTGCAGCAGGCGCAGAAGGCGAACGGCCTCGTCAACAACGTGCAGGTCGTGAACATGCCAGGAGCCGGCGGCACGATCGCCCTCGGCAACGTGTCGGTGCTCAACGGCCAGGCGAACAATCTGCTCGTCGGCGGCACGGGGCTGCTGGCCGCGACGATCCAGTTCAACTCCGCCGCGACCCTCGCCGACGTCACGCCGCTGGCCGTCGTCGTGGAGGAATACGACGTCATCGTCGTTCCCGCGGACTCCCCCTACGAGAGCCTCGACGATCTGGTCGAGGCGTGGCAGGAGAACCCGAAGGCGCTGCCGTGGACGGGCGGCGGCTCGTTCGACCAGCTCGTCGTGACCGACCTCGCCCTCGCCGCGGGGATCGACCCCGTCGAGACGACCTACATCTCGTCCGACGGCGGCGGCGAGGCTATCCAGGCGCTGCTCAACGGCACGGCGAAAGCCGCGGCGGGCGGATACCCCGACAACATCGACCAGATCGAGGCCGGACGCCTCCGTGCACTCGCCCTCGTCGCCAAGGAGCCGGTCGAGGGGATCGACATCCCCACCGCGTCCGAGCAGGGCTACGACATCTCGCTCACCAACTGGCGCATGCTCGCCGCCCCCGCAGGGCTCACCGACGACGAGGTGGATCAGCTCACCGAGCTCATCCTCGACTCCGTCGAGACCCCGCAGTGGCAGGACGCCGTCGACCGCTACCGCTGGACCGAGCGCGTCATCACCGGGGACGAGCTCACCGGCTTCCTCGACGACGAGGAGTCCCGCATCCGCACGCTCTACGAGGAGATGGGCCTGTGA
- a CDS encoding tripartite tricarboxylate transporter TctB family protein, with product MTFPANPTATSAVLGERLRLVSGPGIAALLKGLTMPIIVAAFATYLLIGILTMRVPEGAAFPGPQFFPGIVTAGLYVFAVSLAITAVREVRAMPDPLTAELLAAEAADDDPPPPRPVRVDVRSLAWVLVSFFAFAVLLDLLGWLIAATLLFWCIARGFGASKPIQMLAVGATLSSLAYIGFDMLLGMPLPSGILGGF from the coding sequence GTGACCTTTCCCGCCAATCCCACCGCCACCTCCGCCGTCCTCGGCGAGCGTCTGCGACTCGTCTCCGGACCCGGCATCGCAGCGCTGCTGAAGGGTCTGACGATGCCCATCATCGTGGCGGCGTTCGCGACGTACCTGCTGATCGGCATCCTGACGATGCGGGTGCCCGAGGGCGCCGCCTTCCCCGGGCCGCAGTTCTTCCCCGGCATCGTCACCGCCGGCCTCTACGTTTTCGCCGTCTCGCTCGCCATCACGGCGGTGCGGGAGGTCCGCGCCATGCCCGACCCGCTCACGGCGGAGCTGCTGGCGGCCGAGGCCGCCGACGACGATCCGCCGCCACCGCGGCCGGTGCGCGTGGACGTCCGCTCGCTCGCGTGGGTGCTCGTGTCGTTCTTCGCTTTCGCGGTGCTGCTCGATCTGCTCGGCTGGCTCATCGCGGCGACCCTGCTGTTCTGGTGCATCGCCCGCGGATTCGGGGCGTCCAAGCCCATCCAGATGCTCGCGGTCGGCGCGACCCTGAGCTCGCTCGCCTACATCGGATTCGACATGCTGCTCGGGATGCCGCTCCCGTCCGGCATCCTCGGGGGGTTCTGA
- a CDS encoding tripartite tricarboxylate transporter permease, with protein MDALQLLAQGFAGAFTPENLLWVLVGCLLGTAVGVLPGLGSSMAVALLLPITFSLDPTAAFIMFAGVYFGGLFGDSTMGILMNTPGQASAIASTFEGHKMALSGRAAQALATAAIGAFIGGFIASIVVVFLAPALADFSSRFGPAEFFALAVFAFAATSSVVTDNVIKGLTSLFIGLGIAVIGIDGVSGAPRFTMESPQLFDGISLVTVTVAILALGEVIFVACLARHDTAKKIIKPTGRPWLSRKELKEATPAWLRGTAIGLPFGVVPAGGSEIPTFLAYGLEKRLDARRKKPQFGRGAIRGLAAPEAAGNATTGMAMGALLALGLPISATAAIMLAAFRQYGLQPGPLLFDRAPELVWALLASFFIAMVVLLILNLPFAMLWAKLLLIPRPYLYAGITVFCALGIYATSGSTFDLLMLLGIGILGFLMRAMDFPLAPLIIGMVLGPLAETSLRDAAMSANGDFSVLVHSPITITLYVLLAAVLVFSVRGRVVARRRARRAVTETEKESVTR; from the coding sequence ATGGATGCTCTGCAACTTCTGGCACAGGGATTCGCGGGCGCCTTCACCCCGGAGAATCTGCTCTGGGTTCTCGTCGGCTGCCTCCTCGGCACGGCCGTGGGCGTCCTGCCCGGCCTCGGCTCCTCGATGGCCGTCGCCCTCCTGCTGCCGATCACGTTCTCGCTCGATCCCACCGCCGCGTTCATCATGTTCGCCGGCGTCTACTTCGGCGGGTTGTTCGGAGACTCGACCATGGGCATCCTCATGAACACTCCGGGGCAGGCGTCCGCCATCGCCTCCACGTTCGAGGGTCACAAGATGGCGCTGAGCGGCCGAGCCGCCCAGGCCCTGGCCACCGCAGCCATCGGTGCCTTCATCGGCGGTTTCATCGCGTCGATCGTCGTGGTGTTCCTCGCCCCCGCCCTCGCGGACTTCTCGAGCAGGTTCGGGCCGGCGGAGTTCTTCGCCCTGGCCGTCTTCGCGTTCGCCGCGACGTCGTCCGTCGTCACGGACAACGTCATCAAGGGACTGACGTCGCTGTTCATCGGCCTCGGCATCGCCGTGATCGGTATCGACGGGGTGTCGGGTGCACCGCGCTTCACGATGGAGTCGCCGCAGCTGTTCGACGGCATCTCGCTGGTCACCGTGACCGTGGCCATCCTCGCGCTCGGCGAGGTCATCTTCGTCGCGTGCCTCGCGCGCCACGACACCGCGAAGAAGATCATCAAGCCCACGGGCCGGCCATGGCTCAGCCGGAAGGAGCTGAAGGAGGCGACGCCGGCGTGGCTGCGCGGCACCGCGATCGGCCTGCCGTTCGGCGTCGTGCCCGCGGGGGGATCCGAGATCCCGACATTCCTCGCCTACGGATTGGAGAAGCGACTGGACGCTCGGCGCAAGAAGCCGCAGTTCGGGCGCGGAGCCATCCGCGGCCTCGCCGCCCCGGAGGCGGCGGGAAACGCCACGACCGGCATGGCCATGGGCGCCCTGCTCGCCCTGGGCCTGCCGATCTCCGCGACGGCGGCGATCATGCTCGCGGCGTTCCGCCAATACGGCCTGCAGCCCGGCCCGCTGCTCTTCGACCGCGCCCCCGAGCTCGTCTGGGCGCTGCTGGCGAGCTTCTTCATCGCGATGGTCGTGCTGCTGATCCTCAACCTGCCGTTCGCGATGCTGTGGGCGAAGCTGCTGCTGATCCCCCGCCCCTACCTGTACGCCGGCATCACGGTGTTCTGCGCGCTGGGCATCTACGCCACCTCCGGGTCGACGTTCGATCTGCTCATGCTGCTCGGCATCGGCATCCTGGGTTTCCTGATGCGGGCGATGGACTTCCCGCTCGCCCCGCTGATCATCGGGATGGTGCTGGGACCGCTGGCCGAGACGAGCCTGCGGGATGCGGCGATGAGCGCGAACGGCGACTTCTCGGTGCTCGTGCACAGCCCGATCACCATCACGCTCTACGTGCTGCTGGCCGCCGTCCTGGTGTTCTCGGTGCGTGGACGCGTCGTCGCCCGCCGGCGGGCTCGCCGCGCGGTCACCGAGACGGAGAAGGAGTCGGTCACCCGCTGA